The genomic DNA tgtCTTCCATtatttcctgaatattcttttCCAGCAGAGAATCCAAGCTATTAATACAATCCAGATGCACAATGAAGcatattcacttttcactttccccaaatcaggcTATTAATCTCAGAAAGACTTTGCACATATTATTGACCTTCCCATCCTTGTCAGTTGACTTCAGtccacagaagcaatattatcctaaggtacacacacagacacacagagacaagcaTGCATACCTACATAAATGAGTATCTGTtttcatgtttctaaataataaaattgtgtgtgcttagtttctCAGAATTATAAGTGACTTGTTCTGGGAATAGTACAATGCAAAGTAGTAATGAAAGATTATTTTGCTAAGAAAGATATTTATAATTTACAAAGCACTGGTAGTATTTGCACACATTCATTTTGTTTGAAAAACAAGTGATAAAGATACAGATTTTTGGCAAGCTATTACCACTGAATGTGGTAACTAGTTTAGATATGGTTTGTTAGTTGCCAAGCCAAAGTGAAAATGATTTTTGAAGCTGTCCACTGACATTTTTAGCTTGTGAAACTTCAGTATCTACCCAAAAAAGTCGAATGCTCCAAGATAtcacttttatttccctttctctatGAAGGAGAGAGATCCAGTCATATCTGctcaatatatcaatatttttaaatgttgcccCTCCAGTAGTTATCTCTTCtctccaaaaaatttttttttaattaggcaggagggagagaaaaaagagaggatttcttaatttctttctcaaTCTTTTCAACATATGATAGTTTCAGGATTTATCCAAATTCTGCCTAGAAATTTTCCTggaattttgttgttgctgttactaTAGTTCTCTTTCTTTTAACCTCCCCATGTATTCAATTGTTTCCATTAGATTTTACTAGGTTATGATGGCTGTATTATCTGAGAATCTTGGTGATTCATTGTTTGCTTGGTTCTCAATAAGAGTtggtttttccttcttcactttaTTATCAGAATTGATCACACATCATCTGGTCATTTTCTCCCAGGGAGAACGTGGTACTGCTCCTCCCTATCCATCTGGAAATAGCCAGCTCCATATAAATGTGACaaaactgacatttatttttatgagaataaactttaaaagcaACAATTCAAGCTTCatcatattttttaactttgagtAATGGTGACAGGTCATATTTCTGCAATGATCTGTTGCTTGTCTATATAAAGGACTAttatatatacatggaattttgaaaaatgtgtaaATACAGAAATAGCACACACAACTAATAATTGTTATTTTCCTTGTCCAGAATGAATGCAAATATATTGTTTGTTATTTTGATTACCTGAATAGCACAAGCTTATTgtaaatgccatggatggaggagcctggtaggctgcagtccatggggtcgctaagagtcgacatgactgaacgacttcactttcacttttcactttcatgcattggagaaggaaatggcaactcactccagtgttcttgcctggagaatcccagagacagaggagcctagtgggctgccttctatggggtcgcacagagttggacacaactgaagtgacttagcagcagcagcagcagcatgtaataAAGTGCAGAATttcaataaaacaaaggaaaaaatagaatgatttACTCTGTGATTTCCATAATTAACAACGATGATTACTTTAGTATTGACAGTTTCTAACATGTGTAAGGTTTAATGTGTACAATACTTGTGCTTTTATAGCAGATACTTACTTTCACAAAAACTTAAATCCTTTCCCTTTTCCCCTAACTTTCCTATCCCCATTATAATCTctaggaaaatatattaaaaacccaTGACTTATGAATATTCCCATCACTTTTTCCAAGCTCATCTTATCATATGTAAAGATTTCAATAATATCTTTTGTTTTACCCACTCAACAAATCACATTATGAATTTAAGCTGATATACACATAAATGATGCCTAGTAATTACTAATATCATTGTAAAACATCATTTATTAAACTACATTCCAAAAGAGAGGTACTTTTCACTCAAAGACATTATTTCTCTGTAGAATAACTGCTAGGCCAAActatacataatattttaattaatgccCATTACTaacttagtttaaaaaatttgtgTAACAACTTTATGGAACTGAATAATATGCTTTCCAATAAGTGATATAACTGAGTCTGTATTACAACTGGGCCTATTATAGCAATTCTTGTCTAAAGTTCTTACTACAAGAGAACATTTCACAATAAGGTTAGAGAATTCCCAAGCGAATGATTCGCTATTTGTTGACCCATACACAACTGTATCACTGGAGACAGAAAGGTTTCTCAGTGTtacaagtaatttttattttggtaataACTATCACTTTATAGACAGATAAATTGAGTTTAAGATAAATGTCTATTGAAAattaataacacatatataagaaATCAAGTTCTGAAATACAAGTCACTTTTTCAAGGAACTAAGGTATTTGCATGGCCATTTTCTCAGTGCCATCATGACATCCTTGTTCCTTAGACTGTATATCATGGGGTTGAACACAGGCGTCACAATCGTGTAGAAGAGGGAAAGCAGTTTGTCAGTTCCTGCTGAGCCTTGGGTCTTGGGTCTTAAATATGTGACAAGGCCTGATCCGAAGAACAATCCCGCAACCGTAAGATGAGAGGAGCAGGTGGAAAAGGCTTTGCCCCGACTTGTGGCTGATGGCAATTTAAGGATTGTGGAGATGATTTTGCCATAAGAGACAAGTATCAACAGAAATGGAACCAAAACAAACAGCGCAGCAACTGTGAAGACCAACATTTCATTCAGAAAAGTGTCCCCAGAGGCTATCTTGAGTATGGGAGGGATGTCACAGCAGAAGTGATTGATGAGGTTGGAACCACAGAAGGGCAGAGAGAAAATCTGGCCTGTCTGGCCTATTTGGACTGGGATTCCACTGATCCAGGAGCCAGCCACTAGCTGGATACACACCTTGTAGTTCATGACCAGAGGATAGTGCAGAGGGctacagatggccacatagcgatcATAGGCCATCACGGCCAGAAGGAAGCACTCGGTGGCCCCAAGTATAAGAATGAAGCACATTTGTGTGGCACAAGCAACTAGAGAAATCTTTCTTCTTTGTGTCCAAAGACTCGTGAGCATTCTGGGGAGTGTAACAGACACATAGCAGATTTCCAAAAGGGAAAAATTGCCAAGGAAAAAATACATGGGGGTCTGGAGACCAGAGTCTAGTTTTGTTATCAGGAATATGATGCCATTGCCCATCAAGATAATTATATAGATGAGTAAGAACAGTCCAAATAAAAACCTCTGGAGATGAGGAACatcagcaaagtccaggagaacAAATTCCATCAATTTAGTGAGATTACCTTCTGGTGCTTTTTCTTGGTGTTCCATCTGTGAGAAAGGGTAAATGTAttatctgctttttatttttaccatcagGGATCAGTGCCTGTTTTATAAATTGTATCAGGATATCCGGTTGATTTTCATGATCAGTGCAATTGTTTctaatttaagaattttattatttcttctttcccctttctcAGTTTATAATCCATGTGTTATCACTGTACACTCCCCTTTGAAATATCTTCTATGGCCATTCTTTCCGAATACAGTCCAAAGTCAAAAAATTTAAGAgggttagtcgttcagtcgtgtctgactctctgatcccatggactgtagcccgtcggactcctctgtccatgagatttcctaggcaagaataccggagtgggttgtcattcccttctccaagggatcctccaacctagggatcaaacccaggtctcccacattgcaggcggattctttatcatctgaaccaccagggaagcccaaatgcccTGATCAGCACAGACACTGCACAAACTGATAGTTATTGAAGATAGACCCACAGTGTTGTGATGTGATCTCAGTCTGAAATACTTACATTATTTTGAGGCCATGTTtcacagtttgtgggatcttagtaccccaaccagagattgaacctcaggctcacagcagtgaaagtacagagtcctaatcattggactgctagggaattccctcaaatatttacattttttgacaattttattgtatttctctATGACTTTACATACTTCAGTAGAactattaatatacagaaattatCTTCCTTATATATTTTCAGCTACATATTTCAACTGTTTATTTCcctcccatcactttatgacctTGATCATACTTGTTCTTATATACAATTCACATTTTTAGGCAGTTTACAGAAAATATGAgagaatattttattgtattgtgCATAGGGGAATAAAATACATCTATTTCAGTAAGATGACATGTGGGGGCTATCAGAGGGTTTTATTCTGGAAAAGTTGTGTGGGAATAGATACAGAGAGAAACAATTAAGAGGATCACTTTGGGAAAAGAGGGGTCACCTGGTATGTGTTCACTAGCTGTGTAAGGTAATTTTGTTATGCTTTACCCCATGTTCTGTGTGTATCTCTGATGTCTTTGTTGTtcctcaaataataataataataattcagatAACAGTTTCTAAACTCACTTTTCTTGAGCTAGCATATTGAGATTTAGCAATGATGGATACATTGCACATTTACACATTGGTTTTGTGATTGCAAATCAGTGCCTATTTTTTAAGTCATACTTAAGTCTGAATCCTAACTC from Budorcas taxicolor isolate Tak-1 chromosome 15, Takin1.1, whole genome shotgun sequence includes the following:
- the LOC128060621 gene encoding olfactory receptor 10AG1-like — protein: MEHQEKAPEGNLTKLMEFVLLDFADVPHLQRFLFGLFLLIYIIILMGNGIIFLITKLDSGLQTPMYFFLGNFSLLEICYVSVTLPRMLTSLWTQRRKISLVACATQMCFILILGATECFLLAVMAYDRYVAICSPLHYPLVMNYKVCIQLVAGSWISGIPVQIGQTGQIFSLPFCGSNLINHFCCDIPPILKIASGDTFLNEMLVFTVAALFVLVPFLLILVSYGKIISTILKLPSATSRGKAFSTCSSHLTVAGLFFGSGLVTYLRPKTQGSAGTDKLLSLFYTIVTPVFNPMIYSLRNKDVMMALRKWPCKYLSSLKK